The Carassius gibelio isolate Cgi1373 ecotype wild population from Czech Republic chromosome A1, carGib1.2-hapl.c, whole genome shotgun sequence region AACCAGTGGTGCTGTCACTGTGAAGAAAGCTGAATAAGTGTTAGATGGTTAAAGCTTAATGAAGCAGGATAAGTTTAATTGCAGAAAGCTGTGACGTAGCCTGTGTCCGCACGTAATCACAGTATTCAGAGCTCTCTGTGTCACATCCACAAAACAACCGAGTGTGAAGCTTGAtttcttttttgtaattgttGGGTTTATCCGTAGGTCTCTGCTTCAGTGACAAAGTAAGTCTATCACCATTAAACAAATTCTCAGTAATGTTTTGTGAAAGATAAATCTGTGCTGCTGAAGTGATGTTTCATATCGACCTGCCCAAGTGACAGGACGGAGGTTgatgtatatgtataatttttgaATTTCAATGCTAAATTGATTCCTGATACCCAGAAGCTGTGAAATTGTAAAGTGAATTTGTCTTAATAAAACGTTTACTCGTTTCAGTGAACGCCTCAGATAATATAACGGAATCACAGGAGAATTACTGGTCCAAAATTGAGAAGTCTGTGCTGGCTCCCATTCTCACCACTGAGATGGTACTGGGTGTTTTGGGAAATGGATTGGTTTTGGTAGTCAAAGTAGTGGTAagaatattatgttattttataaaataagttgttgttttatatatatatatatatatatatatatatatatatagagagagagagagagagagagagagagagagagagagagagagagagagagagagattttaaaatgtaataattcctacctcatgtatttattttatattattatttttttgctttctcACAGTGTAAAGACCACTTTCAGTGCCTTTACTGGCTGCCACTTTTCAGTCTCACGCTCTCAGATTTCTTCTGCTCCTTCCTCATCATCTGTGGCTCCCTCTTAGCTGTGCTGAGTGAAGGTCAGATTTCACCGTGGTGTGAGGTGGTGAGCTTGCTCAAGTTCACCTTCATCACCTCTTCCATTGGAAGCATAGGTATGGCTTTGTCACTAAACAATTTACCTCTATAAGATATCGTCATGAATGTTGCTTTCACTGTAATTAGCACTATTAAGGAACAATAAATAAACACCACTTTGTACATCTGAATGGGTGCATTGGACTGTATTGTGAGCACAGAAGAAAAACCCTGCACACTACCATAGCTtaattgaaatgtaatatttattgagagagcgagagagcaatGCAGCTGTCTGCACAAAGgtttatgttttaattaatatttctaaCAAGGGATGAAAATGTTTGGGATTTGTCCttctttcattattaatttagacaacaaaatatatgatttataCAACAAAGATATTCTGAGAactaaactttaaaaaaagtgttatgttACAATAATACCGTTCTTTTCTTCTGTGTCCTCAGCTGTTCTCTGCGTACAGAGATTTCTGGGAATTCCATCTAAAGGTAAAAGACTGTCTGTTCTCATGGCCGTGGCATGTGTGGCGTCATGGTGCACTGGAGCTATATTTGGAGCAGTGCCAGTAGCCTTTGACTGGATAAGGTGAGGCGGAGTGAAGGTGCTCAGAGGTGCTCCGAATATATATGCATCTACTG contains the following coding sequences:
- the LOC127944573 gene encoding C-C chemokine receptor type 8-like; translated protein: MNASDNITESQENYWSKIEKSVLAPILTTEMVLGVLGNGLVLVVKVVCKDHFQCLYWLPLFSLTLSDFFCSFLIICGSLLAVLSEGQISPWCEVVSLLKFTFITSSIGSIAVLCVQRFLGIPSKGKRLSVLMAVACVASWCTGAIFGAVPVAFDWIRYDPAEMLCAVFWESSYSDMMVYILCAFSISIFVPFLLILSCSILTRVGFGKDVSSQGDLSSITPLLVILYLFCYAPFAASELVLLGRLDLSPSPEWLRSLSSVMAYLDCVLNPFIYCTNKDFRKAVLILFRNKGRSVLPDPVLTGITRLEI